The Engystomops pustulosus chromosome 9, aEngPut4.maternal, whole genome shotgun sequence genome includes a window with the following:
- the LOC140077835 gene encoding uncharacterized protein — protein MSSQLDIIYYLEALLVLKHLQRPGVVANMTVSEWRDRISHTYRGEELVIIGVKTHKTATQQVATFVLNKEEEKWFECYFEKVRPKLILRKSTNDSFFVSTSGKAIHNVSNDIRRYHQKFELPSITSQLVRRVCETWTMPNYSDSEKCLFAKYLAHTNLTAERNYREKTLEDICHAYSLVVQAGQGASDQPRPSTSRITDEEEQEDHNEDDQTMQLDDDSPIGVTTRSQKRRQPETRGSSSSRRYMDVEDQDSEDEDGPFPQEEDVREERMDLSPRKSELEAGGSSSSSNLDVEDLRKSDEEGGEDMIGVVTRNQKRRQPEGGSSIRDFNAEENQASQQEDDWILQLIGSTTEESLSDSDDAEFTSRAQTSSLPTVSTRSQRKTEPAADRSTRTEEPRRSSRLRR, from the exons ATGAGTTCACAGctcgacattatttattatttggaGGCCCTCCTTGTTCTGAAACATCTTCAGCGTCCTGGGGTTGTGGCCAATATGACA GTCTCAGAATGGAGAGATCGCATCTCTCACACCTATAGAGGGGAGGAGCTTGTCATAATTGGCGTGAAGACGCACAAGACAGCGACCCAACAAGTGGCTACGTTTGTGCTAAACAAGGAGGAAGAAAAG TGGTTTGAGTGCTACTTTGAAAAAGTGAGGCCTAAGTTGATACTCCGTAAGTCAACCAACGACTCATTTTTTGTTTCAACTAGTGGAAAGGCCATCCACAATGTCTCCAATGATATCAGGCGGTACCACCAAAA ATTCGAACTCCCCAGCATCACCAGCCAACTAGTCCGGAGGGTGTGTGAGACTTGGACAATGCCTAATTATTCGGACTCAGAGAAGTGCCTTTTTGCTAAATATTTGGCACATACAAATCTGACAGCCGAAAGGAATTATAGGGAGAAGACTTTGGAGGACATCTGCCATGCCTACTCTCTGGTAGTGCAGGCAGGGCAAGGCGCCAGCGATCAACCCCGACCCAGCACCTCAAG aatcacagatgaagaagagcaggAAGATCACAATGAAGACGACCAGACCATGCAGCTTGATGATGACAGTCCGATCGGCGTGACTACCAGATCCCAGAAAAGGAGACAGCCTGAAACAAGAGGAAGCAGCTCTAGCAG AAGATACATGGATGTAGAAGACCAGGACAGCGAAGATGAAGATGGCCCATTTCCACAAGAGGAAGATGTCAGAGAAGAGAGGATGGACTTGTCACCCAGGAAGAGTGAGCTTGAAGCAGGAGGAAGCAGCTCTAGCAG CAACTTGGATGTAGAAGACCTGCGTAAATCGGATGAAGAAGGCGGCGAGGATATGATCGGCGTGGTGACCAGGAACCAGAAGAGGAGGCAGCCTGAAGGAGGCAGCTCTATCCG GGATTTCAATGCAGAGGAAAATCAGGCTAGCCAGCAGGAAGATGATTGGATTCTACAGTTAATAGGCAGCACCACAGAGGAGAGCCTAAGTGATTCGGATGATGCTGAATTTACTTCAAG AGCACAGACATCCTCCTTGCCCACAGTGTCCACACGGTCCCAAAGGAAGACTGAGCCCGCAGCAGACAGGTCTACTAG gaCTGAAGAACCAAGAAGAAGTTCTAGACTTCGAAGATAA